The genomic stretch TCCCTATCTATACACAATTACACATACTTAGTGAGAGTAATCAATTCATTAGAGGCTATTCTTGGAAGGTTACCgtctttatcttttttttaacccTGCAGCACCATTTTTCTGTCACTAACCTTTAAGgtcttattattttattacaaagTGGATTTAGAATGATCAATGGGATAAAATTATCATTCCATCACCCCTATTTATATCCATTCGTATATTAGTCTTGGTCAGGCCTCTCTTGTAAAAGATGTTTAACCTCAACCGAACCAATCTGGTTAAggtttataataatatttactTATCAAATCATCTCAGCCATTCAGGATCTTCCAGTTTCAGTCTTTGCTCTGTGAACCGAAGTTATTCATTAGCTTGATCTCCTATTTGCAGAGGCCGGAGCAACAATGTGCTAGTGTGTGTTTTGTTTGAGTACATCTCTAGGGTTATGAGCTTGGGTGTGCGTGTATGTGCGTTTTGTTTGGGGACATGTCGAGAGTTATAAGCGTGTGTCACGTACTATGACCTGCCATGTTCACTGTTTACTTCCTTTCCTTCATTGATTTGTCCTCCCTAAAGCATGAGATACAAGCCCCACACTGCTCTCTGCTGACCTGGAGCTATACATTCAACATACAAGCACGCACATGCACATAATCAGtctgaaaaaatatgtttagagcATCAGTGATATTTATATTTTGCTCAGTTATGATTATGTCATCCTACATGTTACATGGATATGTATTCATGTGAATTCATTTGCTTTACAGTGCATGTTAGTTCATCATCTATTAGACCTACATGCAAACTATGGACTAAAATGTTATAATGAAAAGGTGATATTAATGTTGTAGTTTGCACAGTAAGTATTTGAATATAAAATGCGTTGAAAGTGTGTTCTCAGCATGCTTTACTGCTGTTACAGCACAGTGATAGGGTCAGATTTTCTGCTCCAGTTCCCAATCCCCTGCCGCAAGctcattttgtgtgtatgttgAAGCAATTTTTGGATTCAATGGCACACACCTTTATATGGCCAAACCAATTCATGGGAGACAGCTCCTTACTGAAGTCTAGTCTAAACCATGCAGCTCTGTCCTCGTGTCTaatataaaccattcacttctGTGGTCCAGTCAACCCAGCAGCTCTCGCCTAGGGTTCAATCTAAACTATGCAGATCAGTCCTGGAGTTTAGTCTTAACCAAGCAGCTCTGTATTGGATCTAGTCTACACCATGCATCTCTGTCTTCGATCTAGTCTGCACCATTCAACTCGGTCCTCAGGCCTAATATAAACCATTCAGTTATGTGGTTTAGTCTGAACACAGCAGCTCTGTCCTTAGGTTCAGTCTAAATTATGGAAATCTGTCCTGGAGTCTAGTCTAAACAACGCAGATCTGTCCTGGATCTGGTCTAAATCAAGCACCTCTGTCCTGGATCTAGTCTAAACCTAGAAGCTCTGTCCTGATGTCTAGTCTAAAACAAGCAACTCTGTCCTGGATCTAGTCTACACCATGCGGCTCTGTCCAGGATCTAGTCTAAACACAGCAGCTCTGTCCTGGATCTAGTCCAAACCAAGCAGCTCTGTCCTGGATCTGGTCTTAATCAAGCAGCTCTATCCTGGATCTAGTCTTAACCTTGCAGCTCTGTCTTGATGTCTAGTCTAAAACAAGCACCTCTCTAGTCTAAACCATGCAGCTCTGTCCTGGATCTAGTTTAAACCCAGCAGCTCTGTCCTGGATCTAGTCTAAACCAAGCAGCTCTGTCCTGGATCTGGTCTAAATCAAGCAGCTCTGTCCTGGATCTAGTCTAAACCCAGCAGCTTTGTCCTGGAGTCTAATCTAAACCAAGCAGCTCTGTCCTGGATAGTCTAAACCCAGCAAGTCTGTCCTGGGGTCTAGTCTGAACCAAGCAGCTCTGTCCTAAGGTCTAGACTAAATTCTGCAGCTCCTGTGGTCTAATCTAAACCAAGAAGCTCTGTTTTGGGGCCTAGACTCCAAGGTCCAGCACTGTTTTGGCACCTAGCCTCCACAATGCAGCTCTGTCCTGGAGTCTAATCTAAACCATGCAGCTTTGTCCTGGATCTAGTCTAAACCCAGAAGCCCTGTCCTGGATCTAGTCTTAACCCAGCAGCTCTGTCCTGGAGTCTAATCTAAACCATACAGCTTTGTCCTGGATCTAGTATAAACCAAGCGGCTCTGTCCTGGATTTAGTCTAAACCCAGCAGCTTTGTCCTGGAGTCTAATCTAAACCAAGCAGCTTTGTCCTGGGTTCTAGTCTAAACCCAGCAGCTTTGTCTTGGATCTAGTATAAACCAAGCAGCCCTGTCTTGGATCTAGTGTAAACCCAGGAGCTCAGTTCTGGGGTCTAGTCTAAACCAAGCAACTCTGTCCTAAGGTTTAGAATAAATTCTGAAGCTCTTGCGGTCTAATCTAAACCAAGAAGCTCTGTTCTGTGGGATAGACTCCAAGGTGCAGCACTGTCTTGGCACCTAGCCTCCACAATGCAGCTCCGTCCTGGGTTCTAGTCTAAACCCAGCAGCTCTGTCCTGGGGCCTAGACTAAATCATGCAGCTCCTGTGGTCTAATCTAAACCCAGAAGCTCTGTTCTGGGGCTTAGACTCCAAGGTGCAGCACTGTCTTGGCACCTAGCTTCCACAATGCAGCTCTGTCCTGGGGTCTTGATTCAACATGTATTTTCTcacttacttttttacttttctttaaTTCTGAAATAAGTGATGGGTCTTTCATATACTACACACACAGAAAGTGTCTGCACAGACATCTTGCAAgctgtttcaggatcaaatgtACTCTTAATCAGCAGGTTTCATACAACAAGTGAATTTCTACCCCACCGTACAGatgagcacacacacaaacacagcacTGCAGCGTATTGTTTAACGCTGTAACAGCGTGCTGCTGTCTGCTTAAATCAGAGGAGATGGGACAGATCGTGTCTATTGTTCCCCCTACACACAGACAGCAAGAGGCTGTTTCCATTTTTTCATTGTCATCTTTGACAGAAATCATCAACTCACACATTTCCTTCACATGATTACTGGGCTGTGTGTGTCAATGCAAGTGTATCAGCACATAGCTGTTTGCTGAGCTCAGGAATGCTAAAGAAGCCAACagggaaatatatatatatatagagagagagagagagagaggagagagagagagagagagatagagagagagagagagagagagagagagagagaccttaTTCAGAATGGGTCACATGACCATCTAGTTGCCTTGGTAACTACGGTTCTGAATTGCAGGTAGTTGCTCTGTGTGGCTCAGAGATGCTATTCTCTATAATCCTCTACACCTCTATAACCATCAGCAGTAGAGTCTGATTACAGATTAATGATCTAGGTTTGATGTGTGATATGACAGAGGTTTCATAGACTCTCTCCTAGATATTAATTTTTGCTAGCTGAGCATTTATAATCTCTTTGTATCACGGTATACACTGACAAATGCACATATGCCATAATAAACCCTGATTAGATTACACTGAaggtttatttaattttgtcaGCTTTCTCGTGTGCAGTCAGTGACGCATATCATTTTTTCACCACTTATTTAAAGCATGAAATACATTTATCATCTTGGCATGTCATTCTAATTATGCATGGCAAGTAGCATTTGCCATGCACTTTCAAGCTCCCCAGAGGAAAACTGTTATCATTCATAGCTAAGGAGACCTAATGGAGTTCCCAGTTATGtatttgtgacccagtctgtgaaaacttTTCTTCTGTAAAGaatattctgtaaaaatataaccttgatatttttaaagtcgcaatgaaaaactgtaatttgctttggaatattgtggtattttttacaaaatgactttctgtgagcttcattattttaaaaaatatgccctgataatctttaatcaaaaatgcaaatctcctcctcTCCTCGAAACGATCCCTCTTTACTtctggtcatatggtatggcaagTGGGCTTGTCCGGAAAAAGATTGGATCGCCAATGAtaagcaaatagcaacatgacccaacttcaaacaatCTAACCAGTTCTCAATGGATGAATTTAAGTTCAGCCCTACCTTTATTCATTTCAGAAGCTGTTTCACTCTGatagttatgtcaacttttttaagccaaaacttaaaatagtaggttgaattgacttacAAAACCAATATCTACTCACATATTcatatctacactgtaaaaagtaaaagttggatggAATTAAGTTGTTTCAAGATACAGTACATGTTTAAGTGAAAAACACTTAACAGGTTGAAATAACAGAAATTTGTAGGTATTACCaactgaagtaatttttttaaagcgtACGGTCCATGCTATGCGAATGAATAGAAGCGGGGagtaatttgcatattcatagatctgcGTATAGCCTACTAAATAaggcaagggtgtagagttacatgtaagctgttttaaagcatgaagtAATTACTGTTACTGGTAAAACTTTtatatgctattatgatgcttAAAGATGagtttataaattataaaattattgaCTAGAGAGAGACTTTAAACAATTAAGATCTCATTTGTGATTTTTCCAGTATAGTTGAGgtaatgcagggttcacaccagacgcggtaaaGGCGGCTAGCGCGAGTGATTTTCATGTTAATTCAATCCAGATACGGGATAAGGCATCCTGTGGCATGGTAGGCGCAGCGCTTTTGGCACGGATGGGGTGttccgcgcgaattgagcgttgcagAGGGAAACgcgtgagttgaaaaatctgaacttcggtgGATTTccgtgccgcgttaaccaaacaggaccttgctgtagtagtgacgtgatcaCAGGAAGTGagtggagtcgcagaagcctTTCTCATGACGTAATTTTCCGTGtaaatgtctcgaatgactagaatttcacacgcgaatgaagcgagtaaactcaaatgttcaagcttCCAACTATGCGTGAATCTCACATTTTTGCCGCCTCTCCtgcagctggtgtgaacgcagcataagattTTCTTAAAAGCAAATTAAGATGAAAAAACATGTATAGAGCTACTGCAATTTCAGTTTAAAGGTTTTAAACTCTAAATCACTCTGTTCAGTGATTGTTTTGTTTCTCTTTTTCAGAGGTCAGAGGTAAAATGGGAGGAAAGCTGAGCAAAAAGAAGAAGGGATACAATGTGAACGACGAAAAGGCAAAGGAGAAGGACGAAAAGACAGAGGGAGCGTCGGCGGAGGAGACTGAAGCTCAGAAAGAGAACAAGGAAGAAGCTACTGCTACCACGGAGACCTCCAATGACACGGCGGCAGCCACACCAGGCGCTGAAAGTAATTCCACCGCACCCAAGGAAGAAGAGAAAGGGTCTGCCCCTCAGAAGAAGGAAGAGCCTGTGGCTAACGCTAACGCTCCTAAAGCCTCCGAATCTAAGACCACCGAGGCCGTCAAAGCAGAACCCGCCAAGAGTCCAGATGCCCCTCCTGCCAAAGCAGAGGAAAAATCAGCCCCAGCAAATGATAAAGAGCCTGCAAAAGAGCCCACCCTTCCCGCTAAAGATCCCACCCCTCCTGTAGCAACGGATAGCAAGGCTGACACTGAGTCTAAAAAGACTGAGGCCCCACCCGCAAAAGAAGAGCCAATCACCACGGAGACAAGCCTTGCCCCCAATAAGGAGCAAGCAGTGGCTGTGCAAGATTAACAGAAGGAACAGTGAGCGATAagatttatgacaaaaatacaACAAGATCAAATCTAAATAATAAAACTAGCCCGCCCATTTTAAATTATATCAGcgattataataataataataataataatgataacaGTATTAATAACAGTAATGATTTGAACAGGCTGGACTTGATCATCGTTTTAGTGATGGACATGATCATTATGATCAAGACTGATAGTTATGATAATATTGTTATCTCTTTAAAATTGAACTTTGATACAAACACCAGCCCCCAAACTCTCTTttctctctttgtctctctcttCTTATCTTTCCTTCCACCTCTGTTTAATGAGGGGTGGATTAAAAACATGATATCTGTCCATTGTCACCCTCCGATTCCCTCCTTTTGAGTGTGATGTAACGGCAGTGGGTGGAGttaatatatatgtgtgtgtgtgtgtgtgtgtgtgcgcgcacgtgTGTGCCATAAATATTAGTAGTCCAAGCTCCCTGATACACATTTCATCTTTGCTGTTTGCGGCTTTCTATTTGTGATTGGCATTGTGTCTTTGCTTTTCACCTGACTATCTTTGTTTCTCCTTTTCACTTTTTCTCCATGTTTATGGAAAATCATTGTACAGCACAATGCATTACacacataacacacacacacaaatacagtaTTGTATGTTTTAACTTAAAGATGCAGTTAaagtgtgaatgtgtgtgtgaagATGAAGTGAATGTTGACTGAAGTTATGCACAGCGTGACTTTAagtgtttatgtgtgtgatATTGGAGTTCTGGTCTTTCTGTACTTTGAAAGCAGCAGTTGTCATGATGTCAAAGCGAGAGAAATAGAGAGCCTAGACCAAACTCACCAAACAGGACACACTTCCCACACACACGTTGTTCTTTCCATATACTGAGAGAACAACGTGAGTGTTGTATGCATCTGTATGTGTGATGAAGCGTGTGTGTATTTTGCATGTCAGTGGTTGGCCCTATTGTTGTGTATTTTTGGTTGATGTGGAGATAATGTTGCTACAGGTGATATTTCATTTGAgttaacaaacacacacacattatctctctctctctctctttcctttttttctctttctctctgtttctTTCTCTGTCATTCCTTTTCTTCCCTAAATTCCCTGataaaaaatacatgaaataaaGATCTGAGATATATGTACTTGTATACATGAAGCaacattaataaaaagaaagaacCACAGGTTGAAAATCGGTTCACGTcttcattgtttttgtttttttactaaTAAACGTACACATTTACTTCACTCATTAAGAGGTCAGTGTTTTCCAactccagaaagttttagatgtctccctATTCATGAATATCAACTGACATCactcacatctcaaacttgtcttccgccattttgagtaagtggtcgcaaaagaactagaagatATGCCTTCAATAtattgtgagcatcaaaatcgctattttaacaacactaagaagactagacacaacatgatactttgctcgaagtacctgtttctctacacgtgaacttgagcattgagaacattgcttgtgtacacagagtttactaaaaagaaggttttgaacaactgactttggttgtttTGGCGTCTGCTCGCCGCCATCTTGCTAGTCAAGATGTATCCATCTCCgaatgcgacgtaaggagggaggagagtaacccctcgttcagacagctggcgacgttatcgctgtgtgtcgcccgtctctttcaatgaggcgtttctaaatctgcttgtcataaacaaatgagtacgaTCCAcaccagtaactgacgagaga from Paramisgurnus dabryanus chromosome 6, PD_genome_1.1, whole genome shotgun sequence encodes the following:
- the basp1 gene encoding brain acid soluble protein 1 homolog, whose product is MGGKLSKKKKGYNVNDEKAKEKDEKTEGASAEETEAQKENKEEATATTETSNDTAAATPGAESNSTAPKEEEKGSAPQKKEEPVANANAPKASESKTTEAVKAEPAKSPDAPPAKAEEKSAPANDKEPAKEPTLPAKDPTPPVATDSKADTESKKTEAPPAKEEPITTETSLAPNKEQAVAVQD